The following coding sequences are from one Capsicum annuum cultivar UCD-10X-F1 chromosome 3, UCD10Xv1.1, whole genome shotgun sequence window:
- the LOC107861835 gene encoding cytochrome c-type biogenesis CcmH-like mitochondrial protein — translation MEGGEDQVKKERLVEARARNISHNVRCTECGSQSIEDSQADIAILLRKLIRDEIKAGKSDKEIYTKLEDDFGETVLYAPKFDMQTAALWLSPLIVAGAAGGLWAYKKHRQKTNVHIMALNLIRGIPLTPKEKETMLEVLTPPPGGTSSLSWWRRWLQQ, via the exons ATGGAGGGGGGAGAGGATCAAGTGAAGAAGGAAAGGTTAGTTGAGGCGAGAGCAAGAAATATCAGCCACAATGTGAGGTGTACAGAGTGTGGCAGTCAGTCCATCGAAGATTCTCAAGCTGACATTGCCATTCTCCTTAGGAAG CTAATTCGAGATGAAATCAAAGCTGGGAAGTCTGACAAGGAGATCTATACAAAGCTTGAGGATGATTTTGGTGAAACCGTACTTTACgccccaaaatttgatatgcagaCGGCTGCTTTATGGCTCTCTCCG CTAATAGTTGCTGGTGCTGCTGGAGGTTTGTGGGCTTACAAGAAGCACAGGCAGAAGACCAATGTGCACATTATGGCTTTGAATCTCATTCGAGGAATTCCGTTGACCCCAAAGGAGAAAGAAACCATGCTCGAGGTCCTCACGCCACCTCCTGGAGGAACGTCTTCCTtgagttggtggagaagatgGCTTCAGCAATGA